The following are from one region of the Corylus avellana chromosome ca1, CavTom2PMs-1.0 genome:
- the LOC132167851 gene encoding probable inactive purple acid phosphatase 27 translates to MESCHYSCCVFKVLFIFLIFFLSSSSSPCFSWMLPPSIINSTLEHSGYTLISDFRVLSRRLLSDCDDQTPSTQINVTPNSNLSDDVYVTVTITGILVPEEHHWVAMISSANSDVSKCALNEVLYAETGDLSKLPLLCHYPVKAQYMSNDPDYINCTKKECKEYDNGSCVVTNCSGSLRFHVINIRTDIEFVFFAGGFDTPCVLTRSNPVNFSNPKQPLYGHLSSIDSTGTSMRVTWVSGDKAPQQVQYGDGKMQTSEVTTFSQDDMISAVLPSPAKDFGWHDPGYIHSAVMTGLQPSSAFSCRYGSDSVGWSDRFLFWTPPAGGSDELNFLVYGDMGKAPRDASVEHYIQPGSLSVIGALTDEVNSGKVDSIFHIGDISYATGFLVEWDFFLQLISPFASRVAYMTAIGNHERDYVDSGSVYITPDSGGECGVPYETYFPMPTQGKDKPWYSIEQASVHFTIISTEHDWSENSEQYEWMKKDMATIDRSKTPWLIFMGHRPMYTSTDGVFSVDKKFVEDVEPLLLENTVDLALFGHVHNYERTCAVNQEECKAMPIADENGIYTYDNSNYSAPVHAVIGMAGFTLDNFTTDHVNTWSLRRISKFGYVRGHATKEEMNFEFVNAETREIEDNFRIIKKQSDKFVDVSQIMSRFAGMAVDEFNTEKDVEL, encoded by the exons ATGGAATCTTGTCATTATTCTTGTTGTGTTTTCAAGGttctcttcatcttcctcattttctttctctcttcttcttcctctccttgCTTTTCATGGATGTTGCCTCCTTCAATTATCAACTCAACTCTTGAACACAGCGGTTACACTTTGATATCCGATTTTCGGGTACTATCTAGAAGACTGTTATCCGACTGCGATGATCAAACCCCGTCTACCCAAATAAATGTTACTCCAAATTCCAACCTTTCTGATGATGTTTATGTCACAGTTACGATTACTGGAATTTTGGTTCCTGAGGAGCACCATTGGGTTGCTATGATTTCATCTGCTAATTCAGA tGTCTCAAAATGTGCTTTGAATGAGGTTCTGTATGCAGAGACTGGTGATTTGAGTAAACTTCCACTACTGTGCCATTATCCTGTCAAg GCACAGTACATGAGCAATGATCCAGACTACATCAACTGCACAAAGAAGGAATGCAAGGAATATGACAATGGCAGCTGCGTGGTAACCAATTGCAGTGGTTCTTTGAGGTTTCATGTTATTAACATCAGAACCGACATTGAATTCGTGTTTTTCGCCGGCGGCTTCGATACGCCTTGCGTATTGACGAGGTCGAACCCGGTGAATTTTTCTAATCCAAAACAACCATTATATGGACATCTATCAAGCATAGATTCAACTGGAACATCA ATGAGAGTAACATGGGTTAGTGGAGATAAGGCACCTCAACAAGTACAATATGGGGATGGAAAGATGCAGACATCAGAAGTTACTACATTTTCACAAGATGATATGATTA GTGCAGTTCTACCAAGTCCTGCCAAGGACTTCGGTTGGCATGACCCAGGATACATACATTCAGCAGTGATGACAGGACTTCAGCCTTCAAGTGCCTTCTCCTGCAGATATGGAAg TGATTCAGTTGGTTGGAGTGATCGATTCCTGTTCTGGACTCCGCCTGCTGGAGGATCAGATGAACTTAATTTTCTTGTATATGGTGACATGGGAAAGGCTCCTCGTGATGCTTCTGTTGAACACTACATTCAG CCAGGATCCCTCTCAGTGATTGGAGCTCTTACTGATGAAGTAAACTCTGGAAAAGTGGATTCCATCTTCCACATTGGAGACATAAGTTATGCCACAGGATTCTTAGTAGAATGGGATTTTTTCCTTCAACTGATAAGCCCATTTGCTTCCCGAGTTGCTTACATGACTGCTATTGGAAACCATGAGAG ggatTATGTAGACTCAGGGTCAGTATACATTACTCCCGATTCAGGTGGAGAATGTGGAGTTCCTTATGAGACTTATTTTCCAATGCCAACCCAAGGAAAGGATAAGCCATGGTATTCCATAGAACAAGCAAGTGTTCACTTCACAATAATTTCAACCGAGCATGATTGGTCAGAAAATTCTGAGCAG TATGAATGGATGAAAAAGGATATGGCTACCATTGATCGATCAAAAACTCCTTGGTTAATTTTTATGGG GCACAGACCCATGTATACTTCAACAGATGGAGTGTTTAGTGTGGATAAGAAATTTGTTGAAGATGTAGAACCATTACTACTTGAGAATACG GTTGATCTGGCTCTCTTCGGCCATGTTCATAATTATGAGAGAACCTGCGCAGTTAATCAAGAGGAATGCAAGGCCATGCCTATAGCAGATGAAAATGGCATTTACACGTATGATAACAGCAATTACAGTGCCCCAGTGCATGCTGTTATTGGTATGGCTGGCTTCACCTTGGACAACTTCACAACTGATCAT GTGAACACTTGGAGCTTACGAAGGATTTCTAAGTTTGGTTATGTAAGAGGGCATGCAACAAAGGAAGAGATGAACTTTGAG TTTGTGAATGCTGAAACGAGGGAAATTGAGGACAACTTCCGCATCATTAAAAAGCAGAGTGACAAATTTGTAGATGTCTCACAAATAATGTCTCGCTTCGCGGGGATGGCAGTTGATGAGTTCAACACAGAGAAAGACGTTGAGTTGTAG
- the LOC132167482 gene encoding uncharacterized protein LOC132167482: protein MHRNHTVISEFRVLNRKIFSDCPDLNPFLQISVSPFSNISDEEYVNVTVGGVLFPSKLDWVAMVAPAYSDVSSCLSNFALYVQTGDLSQLPLLCHYPVKVSQ from the exons ATGCATCGAAATCACACTGTGATATCGGAGTTTCGGGTACTAAATAGAAAAATCTTTTCCGACTGTCCAGATCTGAACCCTTTTCTTCAAATTAGTGTTAGTCCCTTTTCCAACATTTCTGACGAAGAGTACGTCAATGTTACCGTTGGTGGAGTTTTGTTTCCTTCAAAGCTTGATTGGGTCGCCATGGTTGCACCAGCTTATTCTGA TGTCTCGAGTTGTTTATCGAACTTTGCTCTCTATGTTCAGACTGGTGATCTTAGCCAACTTCCTTTGCTCTGCCATTATCCCGTTAAGGTAAGCCAATGA
- the LOC132167483 gene encoding probable inactive purple acid phosphatase 27 has translation MEPSNSCWVFRLFIILLTFFLSSSSPSSSWPLHPSHINSMAMHRNHTSMSDFRLLNRRTLMECSNVTDPSIKIKVSRKSNLVDEEYLKVTVSRVLHPSKGDWVAMISPSHSNVESCPPNGILYLETGDFANIPPLLCHYPVKAMYMSKDPDYLSCKNKHRKKYRRGKGIVTSCRGTLTFHVINIRTDIEFVFFGGGFETPCVLARSPPINFANPIKPLYGHISSVDSTGTSMRLTWVSGAKEPQQVQYGDGKTLTSQVTTFTQDNMCNSSSFQSPAKDFGWHDPGYIHSAVMTGLEPSSKFSYRYGSDLAGWSEQIQFRTPPAGGSDELKFIAYGDMGKAPRDASAEHFIQPGSLSVIDAIADEIDSNKVDSIFHIGDISYATGFLVEWDFFLQQISPVASRVSYMTAIGNHERDYEDSGSVYTLTDSGGECGIPYETYFPMPTSGNDKPWYSIEQGGVHFTVISIEHNWTQKYEQYEWMKNDMASINRSKTPWLVFTGHRPMYSSAIGLLNVDDRFVEEVEPLLLESKVDLVLFGHVHNYERSCSVYKKECKAFPIKDVNGIDVYDHSNYSAPVHVIIGMAGFSLDKFPDHVESWSLSRISQFGYLRGHATKKEFNLELVNSGTKKVKDSFRIIKSQASS, from the exons ATGGAGCCCAGCAATTCCTGTTGGGTTTTCAGACTCTTCATCATATTACTCACATTCTTTCTCagttcttcttctccttcttcgtCATGGCCGTTGCACCCTTCACATATAAACTCCATGGCCATGCACAGAAACCACACATCAATGTCAGATTTTCGGCTCTTAAATAGAAGAACATTGATGGAGTGCTCCAACGTCACAGACCCTTCTATCAAAATCAAAGTTAGTCGGAAATCCAACCTTGTAGACGAAGAATATCTCAAGGTTACCGTTAGCCGAGTTTTGCATCCTTCAAAGGGTGACTGGGTCGCCATGATTTCACCTTCTCATTCTAA TGTAGAAAGTTGTCCACCCAATGGGATTCTTTATTTAGAAACTGGCGATTTTGCCAATATTCCTCCTTTACTCTGCCATTATCCCGTCAAG GCAATGTACATGAGTAAAGATCCAGACTATCTGAGTTGCAAGAATAAGCATCGCAAGAAATATAGGAGGGGTAAAGGTATAGTGACGAGCTGCAGAGGAACGTTAACATTTCATGTCATTAACATCAGAACTGACATCGAATTCGTCTTCTTTGGCGGCGGATTTGAAACGCCTTGCGTTTTGGCAAGATCACCTCCCATCAATTTTGCCAATCCAATTAAGCCTTTATATGGACATATCTCAAGTGTAGATTCAACTGGAACCTCG ATGAGATTAACATGGGTTAGTGGAGCTAAGGAACCTCAACAAGTACAATATGGAGATGGAAAAACACTGACATCACAAGTTACTACATTTACACAAGATAATATGTGTA ATTCAAGTAGTTTTCAAAGTCCAGCAAAGGATTTTGGGTGGCATGACCCAGGATACATTCATTCTGCAGTAATGACAGGACTTGAACCTTCAAGCAAATTCTCCTACAGATATGGAAG TGACTTAGCTGGTTGGAGTGAACAAATCCAATTTCGAACTCCACCTGCAGGAGGATCAGATGAGCTCAAGTTCATAGCATATGGGGATATGGGAAAGGCTCCTCGTGATGCTTCTGCCGAGCACTTTATTCAG CCGGGGTCTCTCTCAGTGATTGATGCCATCGCAGATGAAATAGATTCTAACAAGGTAGACTCAATCTTCCACATTGGAGATATAAGCTATGCCACTGGCTTTTTAGTTGAATGGGATTTTTTCCTTCAACAAATAAGCCCTGTAGCATCACGAGTTTCTTATATGACTGCAATTGGAAACCATGAGAG aGATTACGAAGATTCGGGGTCAGTATATACATTAACTGATTCAGGAGGAGAATGTGGAATTCCTTATGAAACATACTTTCCCATGCCAACCTCAGGAAATGATAAGCCCTGGTATTCCATAGAACAAGGAGGTGTTCACTTCACAGTGATTTCAATTGAGCATAATTGGACACAAAAATATGAGCAG TATGAGTGGATGAAAAATGACATGGCTTCCATCAATCGATCAAAAACTCCTTGGTTAGTTTTCACTGG GCATAGACCCATGTATTCTTCTGCAATAGGATTACTTAATGTGGACGACAGATTTGTTGAGGAAGTAGAACCATTACTCTTGGAAAGCAAA GTTGATCTGGTTCTCTTTGGCCATGTTCATAATTATGAGAGATCCTGCTCAGTTTACAAAAAAGAGTGCAAGGCCTTTCCTATAAAAGATGTAAATGGGATAGATGTATATGATCACAGCAATTATAGTGCCCCAGTGCATGTAATTATTGGTATGGCTGGCTTTTCCTTGGACAAGTTCCCAGATCAT GTGGAAAGCTGGAGTCTATCAAGGATTTCCCAGTTTGGTTATCTCAGAGGGCATGCAACAAAGAAAGAGTTCAACTTAGAG TTGGTAAATTCAGGTACAAAGAAAGTTAAGGACAGCTTCCGCATCATTAAATCTCAAGCTTCCTCATGA